One Ammoniphilus sp. CFH 90114 genomic window carries:
- a CDS encoding efflux RND transporter periplasmic adaptor subunit, producing the protein MKTNRYILISILAFSVTLSACTKAEPVIQSAEEQVVPVQVEKVSEGTIEERASITGKLSPDEAVDVSPKVSGKIQKINVSLGQFVQQGEVLFTLDQTDLANSVKQAEAAYRLSLANLKQAESGAVQGIDQAESSVIQYQNAITQAQNAVTQQEQALQDATMAEQRTRQLHTAGAVPNSELERVETALKNAQIGLANAQTSLENAKLSYDNAKKNLEHAKNKNGVQVTKASVDQARVALENAQSQLVNATVTAPITGIVSIVHGSTGQIVGPQSPVVSMARMDPVKVKTNVSEQELTQIQVGSNVNVEIPTLNKQLEAKVTAVSPIMNNDVKAYPVEISIPNSNLELKADMVVHVRFGSGSGEKLTLIPRKALVEEQGKRFVYKLEENKAMKVEVTTGTETSEQVEIKEGLHAGDQVVVKGQTLLVDGVKVDVQENTQ; encoded by the coding sequence ATGAAGACAAACCGATATATTTTGATCTCAATACTAGCTTTCTCCGTGACCTTATCAGCTTGTACAAAAGCTGAGCCTGTCATACAATCGGCAGAAGAACAAGTTGTTCCGGTTCAAGTAGAAAAGGTATCGGAGGGAACGATTGAGGAACGAGCATCCATTACGGGAAAACTATCCCCAGATGAAGCCGTGGACGTGTCACCTAAAGTCTCTGGTAAAATCCAGAAGATTAACGTTTCTCTTGGACAGTTTGTTCAACAAGGAGAGGTTCTGTTCACCTTAGATCAAACGGATCTTGCCAACAGCGTAAAACAGGCAGAAGCCGCTTATCGATTAAGCTTAGCCAATCTAAAACAAGCAGAAAGCGGTGCTGTACAAGGAATTGACCAGGCCGAGTCTTCGGTGATTCAATATCAAAATGCCATTACTCAAGCACAGAATGCAGTGACACAGCAAGAGCAGGCTCTACAGGATGCGACTATGGCTGAGCAACGTACAAGACAGTTGCATACGGCAGGAGCAGTACCCAACTCGGAGCTAGAGAGAGTCGAAACGGCATTGAAAAATGCACAGATAGGCTTAGCAAATGCACAGACCTCTTTGGAAAACGCGAAGTTGTCTTATGATAACGCAAAGAAAAATCTTGAGCATGCTAAAAATAAAAATGGTGTTCAAGTGACTAAAGCATCTGTTGATCAAGCACGAGTTGCTTTAGAAAATGCGCAAAGCCAATTGGTTAACGCAACCGTAACGGCTCCTATTACAGGTATCGTTTCCATCGTTCACGGTTCAACGGGACAGATCGTCGGGCCGCAATCCCCTGTAGTCAGTATGGCCCGTATGGATCCGGTTAAGGTGAAAACGAATGTTTCGGAACAGGAATTAACTCAAATTCAAGTAGGAAGTAATGTGAACGTAGAAATACCAACCTTAAATAAACAGTTAGAAGCAAAAGTGACAGCCGTCAGCCCCATTATGAATAATGATGTAAAAGCCTATCCGGTTGAGATTAGCATCCCTAATTCGAACCTGGAATTGAAAGCGGACATGGTCGTACACGTTCGTTTTGGTTCCGGTAGCGGTGAAAAATTAACCCTTATCCCACGTAAAGCGTTGGTTGAGGAACAAGGAAAGAGATTTGTTTATAAGTTAGAGGAAAACAAAGCAATGAAAGTGGAAGTCACGACAGGAACAGAAACAAGCGAACAAGTGGAAATCAAAGAAGGTCTCCATGCTGGAGATCAAGTGGTCGTAAAAGGCCAAACCCTTTTAGTTGATGGTGTAAAAGTGGATGTTCAGGAAAATACCCAATAA
- a CDS encoding ATP-binding protein: MISYMIINAALFLSMVFIIHYYICKEPVFRDSPLKSRVVLGFSFGFVSVVLMFFRFQLESGLVDLRHLPILLAAFYGGWASAFPAWILASMGRFSLTEPLGDYSIPILILGLDALIGVILPPLIRSYRFSWYITLVATVLILLFILPDVLTIHRFDFWIVYAGAAFLGGAVAFHLIESLRGSQQTLMKLKKSQEDMEKTVHDLHEAKEQLESYITHNADGIVILDRDERIIKINPAFEKMSGWRAGEVLGRKTLPWIPAEYQEEASRFRRQTKTNGSVIGYEAVRLRKNGEPFHVSISVSTIYDRNGHVIGFSGVYRDITEQKKTDEFLRNTEKLSLVGELAAGIAHELRNPLTTLKGFIHLIKKDNPSSYLGIMDDELDRIEAITNELLYLAKPLAAERKTVPIREILEQVTLLLTPQAILHNIQLEAEIDEELPMITCNVNQIKQVFINLMKNAIEAMPSGGVIRLRVQSQGEAFVLVSVIDNGMGIPEERMEKLGQPFYSLKEKGTGLGLTICKKIVQEHNGDLSFESEMGKGTTVYVVLPYCNDGSVNISKASNPPLLQYSK; this comes from the coding sequence GTGATAAGTTATATGATCATTAATGCAGCCCTTTTTTTGTCTATGGTATTTATCATTCATTATTATATTTGTAAGGAACCTGTTTTCAGAGATTCTCCACTAAAATCGAGAGTAGTTCTTGGCTTTAGTTTTGGATTTGTGAGTGTCGTTCTCATGTTTTTCCGCTTTCAGCTAGAGAGTGGATTAGTAGACCTTAGGCACCTTCCTATTTTATTAGCTGCTTTCTATGGGGGATGGGCTTCCGCTTTTCCTGCTTGGATCTTAGCGTCTATGGGAAGATTCTCTTTGACCGAACCACTTGGTGATTACTCTATACCCATCTTGATTCTCGGGCTGGATGCCCTCATTGGGGTCATTCTTCCGCCCCTGATAAGGTCTTACCGTTTCAGCTGGTACATTACGCTGGTTGCTACTGTGTTGATTTTGCTTTTCATCCTTCCAGACGTTTTAACGATCCATCGTTTTGATTTTTGGATTGTTTACGCTGGTGCTGCGTTCCTAGGAGGAGCTGTTGCTTTTCATCTTATTGAATCCTTGCGAGGGTCACAGCAAACCCTGATGAAGCTTAAGAAGTCTCAAGAGGATATGGAGAAGACCGTTCACGATTTACATGAAGCGAAGGAACAGCTTGAATCTTATATTACTCATAATGCAGATGGAATTGTGATTCTAGATCGTGATGAACGAATTATAAAAATCAATCCCGCTTTTGAGAAAATGTCAGGATGGAGGGCAGGGGAAGTGTTGGGGAGGAAGACCCTTCCATGGATTCCTGCTGAATATCAAGAAGAGGCTTCCCGGTTTCGCAGACAGACGAAGACCAATGGATCCGTCATTGGATATGAAGCCGTCCGATTGCGAAAGAATGGGGAGCCATTTCACGTGAGTATATCTGTCTCCACAATATATGACCGGAACGGCCACGTTATTGGATTTTCAGGTGTGTATAGAGATATTACAGAACAAAAGAAAACCGACGAGTTCTTGCGAAATACAGAAAAATTATCTCTTGTTGGAGAGCTGGCAGCAGGAATCGCACATGAATTAAGGAACCCTCTGACTACATTAAAGGGTTTCATCCATTTGATTAAGAAGGATAATCCTTCTTCTTATCTTGGTATTATGGATGATGAATTGGATCGGATCGAAGCTATTACGAATGAATTATTATATTTGGCAAAACCGCTAGCAGCGGAGAGAAAGACGGTCCCTATCAGGGAGATACTAGAACAGGTCACACTTCTGCTTACTCCTCAAGCCATACTTCATAATATCCAACTGGAGGCAGAGATCGATGAAGAACTTCCTATGATTACATGTAATGTAAACCAGATCAAACAGGTCTTCATTAATCTTATGAAAAATGCGATCGAAGCCATGCCGAGCGGAGGAGTGATTAGGCTGAGAGTGCAATCCCAGGGGGAAGCATTCGTTTTAGTTTCCGTAATAGATAACGGCATGGGAATTCCCGAAGAGCGAATGGAAAAACTAGGTCAGCCATTCTATAGTTTAAAGGAAAAAGGAACGGGTTTGGGTCTTACGATTTGTAAAAAGATTGTACAAGAGCATAATGGGGATCTCTCGTTTGAAAGTGAGATGGGAAAAGGGACGACGGTTTATGTGGTATTACCATATTGCAACGATGGTTCTGTAAATATCTCAAAAGCGAGCAACCCTCCTTTGTTGCAATATTCAAAGTGA
- a CDS encoding malate:quinone oxidoreductase: MTNRQTKTDVILIGAGIMSATLGTLLKELVPDWRITVFEKLANAGEESSNEWNNAGTGHAALCELNYTAEKPDGSIDISKAIKINEQFQVSMQFWSYLVNSNLIRNPQDFIMPLPHISFVHGEQDVNFLKKRFEALSSNPLFKGMEFSDDPAKLIEWIPLMMKDRPSNEPIAATKIDSGTDVNFGALTRMLVDHLKSKNVGIHYNHSVNDIKRTSDGLWELKVRNLDNGTVEHHRAKFVFIGGGGGSLHLLQKSGIPEGKHIGGFPVSGIFMACNNPEVIEQHHAKVYGKAKVGAPPMSVPHLDTRYIDNKKTLLFGPFAGFSPKFLKSGSMFDLVTSVKPDNVLTMLAAGAKEMSLTKYLIQQVMLSKEQRMEELREFIPDARIEDWDLVIAGQRVQVIKDTEAGGKGTLQFGTEVISAADGSIAALLGASPGASTAVSVMLEVMKKCFPQHINAWEPKLKEMIPSYGVSLMTKPELIEEIHASTAQTLGLSEELLLQLVH; the protein is encoded by the coding sequence ATGACTAACAGACAAACTAAAACAGACGTCATCTTAATTGGTGCCGGAATTATGAGTGCGACTTTGGGAACACTTCTGAAGGAATTAGTACCGGACTGGAGAATTACAGTGTTTGAGAAGCTCGCAAACGCAGGAGAAGAAAGCTCTAACGAGTGGAACAATGCTGGAACGGGACATGCTGCACTGTGTGAGCTTAACTACACCGCCGAAAAACCGGACGGATCCATAGATATTAGCAAAGCTATCAAAATTAATGAACAATTTCAAGTTTCCATGCAGTTTTGGTCCTATCTTGTAAACAGCAATCTGATTCGTAATCCGCAGGACTTTATCATGCCATTACCTCATATCAGCTTTGTACATGGGGAACAAGATGTCAACTTTTTAAAGAAGCGATTTGAAGCTCTATCTAGCAATCCTTTGTTTAAGGGGATGGAATTTTCCGATGACCCGGCCAAATTGATAGAGTGGATCCCATTAATGATGAAGGACCGCCCATCCAATGAACCTATAGCTGCAACAAAAATCGACTCTGGAACGGATGTCAACTTTGGCGCTTTAACCCGTATGTTAGTTGACCACTTAAAGAGTAAAAACGTAGGCATCCACTACAATCATAGTGTCAATGATATTAAACGTACTAGCGATGGATTATGGGAATTAAAAGTACGAAATCTCGATAACGGTACTGTTGAACATCATCGTGCCAAGTTCGTCTTTATCGGAGGCGGGGGTGGAAGCCTGCACTTGCTTCAAAAATCCGGTATCCCTGAAGGTAAACATATTGGAGGATTCCCGGTAAGCGGAATATTTATGGCGTGTAATAATCCAGAAGTGATAGAACAGCATCACGCAAAAGTATACGGTAAAGCGAAAGTTGGGGCACCACCTATGTCTGTCCCGCATTTGGACACAAGATATATTGACAATAAAAAGACCTTACTATTTGGCCCATTTGCCGGTTTCTCACCGAAGTTTCTAAAATCTGGTTCCATGTTCGATTTAGTAACTTCCGTCAAACCCGATAATGTCTTAACCATGTTGGCTGCAGGGGCAAAAGAGATGTCACTGACTAAATACCTGATACAACAAGTTATGTTATCAAAAGAACAGCGCATGGAAGAGTTACGTGAGTTTATCCCGGACGCCAGAATTGAGGATTGGGATTTAGTCATAGCGGGCCAACGTGTCCAAGTTATTAAGGATACTGAAGCAGGTGGCAAAGGAACTCTTCAATTTGGTACGGAAGTGATTAGTGCTGCTGATGGCTCAATAGCTGCATTGCTTGGTGCTTCTCCGGGCGCGTCTACCGCTGTTTCTGTCATGCTTGAAGTAATGAAAAAGTGCTTCCCACAACATATCAATGCATGGGAACCAAAATTGAAGGAAATGATTCCTTCTTATGGTGTGTCGCTTATGACAAAACCAGAACTCATCGAAGAAATTCATGCATCAACTGCGCAGACGCTCGGCCTAAGCGAAGAGTTGCTTTTACAATTAGTACACTAA